One window of the Chryseobacterium camelliae genome contains the following:
- a CDS encoding NAD(P)H-dependent oxidoreductase: MKKTLVVFAHPYLEHSNSNVELINFYVRHQHFTLRDLYEEYPNFHIAAFRERKRLKNYDRFIFQFPIIWFGVPPLLKLWIDEVFDRDWLKEGAENPLEGKEVHILVTTGGKERSFSRNGTYKYSVEEVISGLIICLNVFKADIKNIKVVYEANKLSKKEIILHKREFEELLNQ; the protein is encoded by the coding sequence ATGAAGAAGACATTGGTAGTTTTTGCGCATCCTTATCTTGAACATTCGAATTCGAATGTAGAGCTCATCAATTTTTATGTCCGTCATCAGCATTTTACGCTTCGTGACCTGTACGAAGAATACCCCAATTTCCATATTGCGGCTTTCAGGGAACGCAAACGCCTGAAGAATTATGACCGGTTTATCTTTCAGTTTCCCATCATATGGTTTGGTGTTCCTCCCCTTTTAAAACTGTGGATTGATGAAGTCTTCGACCGGGACTGGCTGAAAGAGGGGGCTGAGAATCCGCTGGAAGGTAAGGAAGTACATATCCTGGTGACTACCGGAGGAAAAGAAAGGTCATTCAGCAGGAACGGCACCTATAAATACAGTGTGGAAGAAGTCATCAGCGGACTGATCATCTGCCTGAATGTTTTTAAAGCTGACATCAAAAATATCAAAGTGGTATATGAGGCCAATAAGCTCAGTAAAAAAGAAATCATCCTCCATAAAAGAGAATTTGAAGAACTTCTAAACCAATAG
- a CDS encoding TPM domain-containing protein, with protein MRLRSLKIIFSFILFFLYLWVPAQYTVPKKPAVLYPVFDEANLLSQQEKDALNNKLIKFADSTSTEIEVIIIPSTKGEDVNFLATMFGEKWGIGQKNVDNGVVFLIATEDHTMAIQQGRAVEQYLTASVAGQILDYIVTPNFKQGKWYEGIDRGTTSIMEAVQGKFKPIAKTPSGGKRDSVSLIIIAIIIFIIISIIFRNRGGGGGGNGDDDDVIISRRGRRNYPSGFFPFPGSFGGGGFGGGSSGGGGFGGFGGGGSFGGGGASGGW; from the coding sequence ATGAGATTACGTTCTCTTAAAATAATATTTTCATTCATCCTTTTTTTCCTGTACCTCTGGGTACCGGCACAATATACCGTTCCAAAGAAACCGGCGGTGCTTTACCCGGTATTTGATGAAGCCAATCTGCTCAGCCAGCAGGAAAAAGATGCCCTGAACAATAAGCTGATCAAATTTGCTGATTCCACCTCTACTGAGATTGAAGTAATTATTATTCCTTCAACCAAAGGCGAAGATGTGAATTTCCTCGCTACGATGTTCGGGGAAAAATGGGGAATCGGGCAGAAAAATGTGGATAACGGGGTTGTTTTCCTGATCGCTACGGAAGACCATACGATGGCTATCCAGCAGGGAAGGGCTGTTGAGCAGTACCTGACCGCATCAGTAGCCGGCCAGATCCTGGACTATATTGTAACCCCTAATTTCAAGCAGGGGAAATGGTATGAAGGAATCGACCGCGGGACAACATCCATTATGGAAGCTGTCCAGGGAAAATTTAAACCGATTGCCAAGACACCTTCAGGCGGAAAAAGAGATTCGGTGAGTCTCATCATCATTGCCATCATCATTTTTATCATCATTTCGATCATCTTCAGGAACCGTGGAGGCGGAGGAGGAGGAAATGGCGACGACGATGATGTGATCATCTCCAGGAGAGGCCGCAGAAATTATCCTAGCGGATTCTTCCCTTTCCCGGGAAGCTTCGGAGGTGGTGGTTTTGGCGGAGGCAGTTCCGGAGGCGGCGGATTCGGAGGCTTTGGCGGAGGCGGAAGCTTTGGAGGCGGAGGTGCTTCGGGAGGATGGTAA
- a CDS encoding TPM domain-containing protein: MKSFLTHHQIASLVEAIQSAEEHSTGEIRVHIDSNTSTRDAETAFEVFRRLCMNNTADRNAVLFHVNFEKKYLTIIGDIGIHEKVKQSYWDQLHDYITGEFAKGNYYKALESAILKTGLELKKHFPVTGENPNQLSNEITFS, translated from the coding sequence ATGAAAAGTTTTTTAACCCATCATCAGATAGCTTCCCTTGTGGAAGCTATTCAGTCGGCGGAAGAACATTCCACGGGCGAAATCCGGGTGCATATTGATTCCAATACCTCAACCCGTGATGCGGAGACAGCATTCGAAGTATTCAGGAGGCTGTGCATGAATAATACTGCCGACAGAAATGCGGTTCTTTTCCATGTCAATTTTGAAAAGAAATACCTGACCATTATCGGTGATATCGGCATCCATGAGAAGGTAAAACAATCCTATTGGGACCAGCTGCACGACTACATTACTGGAGAGTTTGCCAAAGGGAATTATTACAAAGCACTGGAAAGTGCCATCCTAAAAACCGGACTTGAACTGAAGAAACATTTTCCGGTTACCGGAGAAAACCCCAACCAATTATCTAATGAGATTACGTTCTCTTAA
- a CDS encoding LemA family protein, giving the protein MKNKGCLSAGTIGIALVVIVVILFFWGKSGYNNFVTQEQNVNTKWSNVETVYQKRANLIPNLERTVKSYSKFEQETLTKVVEARSKATSINIDPTNMTQQDLAKFQAAQGELSGALSRLMAVVESYPNLKADQQYINFQREYTAIENSIRTETVYYNAAAQEYNTTIKKFPNNILANFTNFKEKPYFKADAGAEKAPEVFSE; this is encoded by the coding sequence ATGAAAAATAAAGGCTGCCTGAGTGCAGGAACTATCGGAATTGCACTGGTTGTAATTGTTGTGATTCTTTTCTTCTGGGGTAAAAGCGGCTACAATAATTTTGTAACCCAGGAACAGAACGTGAATACCAAATGGTCTAACGTGGAAACGGTATACCAGAAAAGAGCCAACCTCATCCCGAATCTTGAAAGAACAGTAAAATCATACTCGAAATTTGAGCAGGAAACCCTGACGAAAGTTGTGGAAGCCCGTTCTAAAGCAACTTCTATCAACATTGACCCTACGAATATGACGCAGCAGGACCTTGCGAAATTCCAGGCAGCGCAGGGAGAATTGTCAGGAGCACTCAGCAGGCTGATGGCTGTGGTGGAATCCTATCCTAACCTGAAAGCAGACCAGCAGTACATCAACTTCCAAAGGGAGTATACCGCTATTGAAAACAGCATCAGGACCGAAACAGTATATTATAACGCAGCAGCACAGGAATACAATACGACGATTAAAAAATTCCCGAATAATATCCTGGCCAACTTCACCAATTTCAAAGAGAAACCATACTTCAAAGCAGATGCAGGTGCTGAAAAGGCTCCTGAAGTCTTCTCAGAATAA
- a CDS encoding dihydrofolate reductase, with the protein MVTMVVAMGDSNEIGFKNQLLWHLPKDLKHFKEITSGHPVIMGRKTYESIGKPLPNRTNIIVSGKKDWFEEGVLIVGSIKEAVKFAKKIDEDVFIIGGGKIYEQTMQVADRIEVTKVNGSFEADTFFPEIDGKMWLKTDESCFEADEKHAYSFCFQTFEKIKTEEL; encoded by the coding sequence ATGGTAACAATGGTGGTCGCAATGGGAGACAGCAATGAGATTGGATTCAAAAACCAGCTGCTGTGGCATCTTCCCAAAGATTTGAAACATTTTAAAGAAATAACTTCCGGCCATCCGGTCATTATGGGCAGGAAAACCTATGAAAGCATCGGTAAACCGCTCCCGAACCGCACCAATATTATTGTTTCCGGAAAAAAGGACTGGTTTGAAGAAGGCGTACTGATTGTAGGCAGCATTAAAGAAGCGGTAAAGTTTGCCAAAAAGATCGATGAAGACGTATTCATCATCGGGGGCGGTAAAATCTATGAGCAGACGATGCAGGTTGCCGACAGGATTGAAGTAACCAAAGTGAACGGCAGCTTCGAGGCAGATACATTTTTTCCTGAGATTGACGGGAAGATGTGGCTGAAAACTGATGAGTCCTGCTTTGAGGCAGATGAGAAGCATGCCTACAGCTTCTGCTTTCAGACTTTTGAAAAAATCAAAACCGAAGAACTCTAG
- a CDS encoding trimeric intracellular cation channel family protein — MHEQFNFAIEVLGTISFSMSGSFAAMQKRLDPFGVLIIAFVTSVGGGTVRDLLLDIPVFWMHDLFTCVIILATSIFTMIFKSLEKNFQVTLFIFDSFGLGLFTIIGVQKGLHADIHPLICIGLGTITGCFGGIIRDILLNRIPLIFRKEIYATACIVGGSAFLLMTKFSSFTYTFIQIFTILLIVAIRTLAVKYHWQIPKFYGYDHNAEM, encoded by the coding sequence ATGCACGAACAGTTCAATTTTGCCATAGAAGTCCTTGGAACCATTTCCTTTTCCATGTCGGGGAGTTTTGCCGCCATGCAGAAACGGCTGGATCCTTTCGGGGTGCTGATTATTGCCTTCGTGACCTCTGTGGGAGGCGGAACCGTACGGGACCTGCTGCTGGACATTCCTGTATTCTGGATGCATGACCTGTTTACCTGCGTCATTATCCTGGCGACAAGCATTTTCACCATGATTTTTAAATCCCTGGAAAAAAACTTCCAGGTTACGCTGTTTATCTTTGACAGTTTCGGGTTGGGATTATTCACCATCATTGGTGTCCAGAAGGGACTGCATGCAGACATCCATCCTCTGATCTGTATAGGACTGGGAACCATTACGGGCTGTTTCGGGGGAATTATACGGGACATCCTGCTCAATAGGATTCCATTGATCTTCAGGAAAGAAATTTACGCTACTGCCTGCATTGTCGGCGGATCTGCTTTTTTGCTGATGACGAAATTCAGTTCCTTTACCTATACATTTATTCAGATTTTCACCATCCTCCTGATTGTAGCCATACGTACGCTGGCTGTAAAATACCACTGGCAGATCCCCAAATTCTACGGATACGACCATAATGCTGAAATGTAG
- the coaD gene encoding pantetheine-phosphate adenylyltransferase, translating into MKIAVFPGSFDPITLGHYDIIERAAPLFDKLIIAIGQNSQKKYMFPLEKRMEFIQNSVAEFPNVEVDYFEGLTVDYCFEKDAQYIIRGLRNPADFEFEKAIAHTNRTLAHKKLETVFLLTSSGKSFISSSIVREILNHGGEYELLVPDSVRIEKH; encoded by the coding sequence ATGAAAATTGCTGTTTTTCCGGGATCGTTTGATCCTATTACTTTAGGACATTACGATATCATAGAACGGGCAGCCCCGCTTTTCGATAAGCTGATTATAGCGATCGGGCAGAATTCCCAGAAAAAATACATGTTCCCGCTGGAAAAAAGAATGGAATTCATCCAGAATTCCGTTGCCGAATTTCCTAATGTGGAAGTGGATTATTTCGAAGGACTTACCGTCGATTACTGTTTTGAAAAGGATGCACAATATATTATCCGAGGCCTGAGGAATCCGGCGGATTTCGAATTTGAAAAAGCCATTGCCCATACCAACAGGACGCTCGCCCATAAAAAACTGGAAACGGTTTTCCTGCTGACCTCCTCCGGAAAATCATTCATCAGCAGCAGCATCGTCCGGGAAATCCTCAATCACGGCGGAGAATATGAGCTGCTGGTCCCGGATTCGGTGAGAATTGAGAAACACTAA
- a CDS encoding D-alanine--D-alanine ligase, with translation MSKKSVAVVMGGHSDEYVVSLKSGQLIYDSLDRGLYDVYKVVILKDEWYFLDEQGQKLPIHKGDFSVTLSSGQHMKFDVCFNIIHGAPGENGVLQAYWDAIGQVYTGCDFYQSALTFNKKDTLAVLSKYGIPSAKSIYLRKGETINAEEIIRELGLPVFVKPNQSGSSLGISKVKELAELLPATEVAFKEDHEILIESFLDGMEVSVGVVDFKDETVVLGITEIVPKNEFFDYAAKYEGASEEITPARIDEETRQRVEDISKKAYDSLGMSGFSRSEFILMDGIPYMLEMNTNPGFSPASILPQQARHYGISIADLCGNEVEKALHKNQK, from the coding sequence ATGAGCAAAAAAAGCGTTGCCGTAGTAATGGGAGGCCACTCTGACGAATATGTGGTTTCTCTTAAAAGCGGACAGTTGATCTACGATTCTTTAGACAGAGGTCTTTACGATGTCTACAAAGTGGTTATTCTTAAAGATGAATGGTATTTCCTGGATGAACAAGGTCAGAAGCTCCCGATCCATAAAGGGGACTTTTCAGTTACACTCAGTTCGGGACAGCATATGAAGTTTGATGTCTGCTTCAATATCATCCATGGGGCACCCGGCGAAAACGGCGTTTTGCAGGCCTACTGGGATGCTATCGGCCAGGTATATACCGGTTGCGATTTTTACCAGAGTGCGCTGACCTTCAATAAAAAAGACACCCTTGCCGTACTGTCGAAATATGGCATTCCTTCTGCAAAAAGCATCTACCTCAGAAAAGGGGAAACCATCAATGCAGAAGAGATCATCCGTGAGCTTGGGCTTCCGGTATTCGTTAAGCCGAACCAATCCGGTTCTTCACTGGGTATTTCAAAAGTAAAAGAACTTGCTGAACTGCTGCCGGCGACTGAAGTAGCCTTTAAAGAAGACCATGAAATCCTGATTGAAAGTTTTCTGGACGGAATGGAAGTCTCTGTAGGTGTAGTAGACTTCAAAGATGAAACCGTTGTGCTCGGCATCACAGAAATCGTCCCTAAAAATGAGTTCTTCGATTATGCAGCAAAATATGAAGGCGCTTCCGAAGAAATCACTCCGGCCAGGATTGACGAGGAAACCCGTCAACGGGTGGAAGATATTTCCAAAAAAGCCTACGACTCGCTTGGCATGAGCGGTTTTTCCCGAAGTGAGTTCATTTTAATGGATGGTATTCCCTACATGCTGGAGATGAATACCAATCCGGGATTTTCCCCTGCAAGCATCCTGCCGCAGCAGGCACGGCATTATGGGATTTCCATTGCTGACCTGTGCGGAAATGAAGTTGAAAAAGCTTTACATAAGAATCAAAAATAA
- a CDS encoding PASTA domain-containing protein, giving the protein MLKSLFNWRVLLNLLLAIGVFVGLIWLTFRWLEYHTNHGEEMPVPNVVNKSVYEAVQILEDAGLEYEVDSAKYDPKYKPLQVLKMSPSAGSRVKYERAIQLMVNPKFWAPVAIPDVVNKYSGLAFQRLDQVGLKIGDTIFEPSIQKDAVLRILYKGNPIKPGSLVPRFSMVDVVVGSGPMRNISIPNIVGLTVKEARSVIARSLFEVGLVDHEDGGRDESDIIYYQDPASGDMRDQGMQIDLWASKKTPAELRDKIEQLNATYRMKVDTGLPPIQYQEIPAHQEPTYEPVTPAPAPRREVPKVTEPAAKTETPKTGTSRPAGTSENNKPKTTANTGGNSGNNTSAAKTASSSQQPSQKQKPKKVVVE; this is encoded by the coding sequence ATGCTTAAATCACTTTTCAACTGGAGAGTTTTACTGAACTTATTATTGGCGATCGGAGTTTTTGTGGGGCTGATATGGCTTACATTCCGCTGGCTGGAATACCATACCAATCACGGAGAAGAAATGCCGGTTCCCAATGTCGTTAATAAATCCGTTTATGAAGCTGTTCAGATCCTGGAAGATGCAGGGCTGGAGTATGAAGTGGACAGTGCCAAATATGACCCTAAATACAAGCCGCTTCAGGTTCTTAAAATGTCACCTTCCGCAGGTTCGCGGGTTAAATATGAACGTGCGATCCAGTTAATGGTAAACCCTAAATTCTGGGCTCCGGTAGCGATTCCGGATGTGGTAAACAAATATTCAGGACTTGCCTTCCAGAGGCTGGACCAGGTAGGACTAAAAATCGGGGATACCATCTTTGAGCCGAGCATCCAGAAAGATGCGGTTCTCAGGATCCTTTACAAAGGAAATCCAATTAAGCCGGGATCTCTTGTGCCCAGGTTCTCTATGGTGGATGTTGTCGTAGGTTCCGGACCGATGAGGAATATTTCTATTCCGAATATAGTAGGGCTTACCGTGAAAGAAGCAAGATCCGTCATCGCCAGAAGCCTTTTTGAGGTGGGTCTGGTAGATCACGAAGACGGAGGCAGGGATGAATCAGATATTATTTATTACCAGGATCCGGCGTCAGGAGATATGAGGGACCAGGGAATGCAGATCGATCTTTGGGCCAGTAAGAAAACCCCGGCTGAGCTGAGGGACAAAATAGAACAGCTCAACGCTACATACCGAATGAAGGTGGATACCGGGCTGCCGCCAATCCAGTACCAGGAAATTCCTGCCCATCAGGAACCCACCTATGAACCTGTAACACCGGCTCCGGCTCCGAGAAGAGAAGTCCCTAAAGTAACTGAGCCAGCTGCAAAGACGGAAACGCCCAAAACAGGAACTTCCAGGCCGGCCGGAACATCAGAGAACAATAAACCGAAGACCACGGCAAATACCGGAGGAAATTCCGGAAACAATACATCAGCAGCGAAAACGGCTTCTTCATCACAGCAGCCTTCACAAAAGCAAAAGCCTAAAAAAGTAGTTGTAGAATAA
- a CDS encoding RluA family pseudouridine synthase, with translation MTEDNEDFLEEELSDPGYIDIDEENKGLYEHLNISVDKNQEPLRIDKFLLIYRQNSSRNKISQTCRAGNVVVNGNAVKQNYRVKPGDQISVLLAHPPRENVIIPQDIPINIIYEDDDLVVVDKEAGMVVHPGFGNWDGTLVNALAYHFEKNNEKSDLDRVGLVHRIDKDTSGLLVIAKTEYALSFLAKQFFNRTTKRLYWAFVWGNMQEDEGTIRGHIGRHPKNRMQMSVYEDGSQGKHAVTHYKVLERFRYMTWVECKLETGRTHQIRAHFRHIGHTLFNDERYEGHTPLRGVNLPKYRQFIKNVFEILPRHALHAHTLGFIHPTTKKELYFESPMPQDMADAVKKWRNYLEN, from the coding sequence ATGACTGAAGATAACGAAGATTTTTTAGAAGAGGAATTATCAGACCCAGGATATATAGATATTGATGAGGAAAATAAAGGCCTGTATGAACATCTTAATATTAGCGTAGATAAAAACCAGGAGCCACTCCGGATTGATAAGTTCCTGCTGATTTACCGCCAGAACTCATCCAGGAATAAAATCTCACAGACCTGCCGTGCGGGCAACGTGGTGGTGAACGGCAACGCCGTAAAGCAGAATTACCGCGTAAAACCCGGAGACCAGATCTCTGTGCTGCTGGCACATCCTCCGCGGGAAAATGTGATCATCCCTCAGGATATTCCTATCAATATCATTTATGAGGATGACGACCTTGTGGTGGTGGATAAAGAAGCCGGAATGGTCGTGCATCCGGGATTCGGGAACTGGGACGGAACATTGGTGAATGCATTGGCGTACCATTTTGAAAAGAACAATGAGAAATCTGACCTGGACAGGGTAGGACTTGTCCACAGGATTGACAAGGATACTTCCGGCCTGCTGGTCATCGCCAAAACTGAGTATGCGCTGAGCTTTCTGGCCAAGCAATTCTTTAACCGTACGACCAAGAGGCTGTACTGGGCTTTCGTGTGGGGAAATATGCAGGAGGATGAAGGAACGATCCGGGGACACATCGGGCGGCACCCTAAAAACAGGATGCAGATGTCCGTTTATGAAGACGGTAGCCAGGGAAAACATGCCGTTACCCATTACAAAGTACTGGAGCGTTTCCGTTACATGACCTGGGTAGAATGTAAGCTGGAAACAGGGCGTACACACCAGATCAGGGCGCACTTCAGGCACATTGGCCATACACTGTTCAATGATGAACGGTATGAAGGCCATACGCCGTTGCGGGGCGTTAATCTCCCAAAGTACAGGCAGTTCATTAAAAATGTATTTGAAATCCTGCCCAGGCATGCGCTTCATGCCCACACTTTAGGGTTTATTCATCCTACCACAAAAAAGGAATTATATTTCGAGAGTCCAATGCCGCAAGATATGGCGGATGCTGTAAAAAAATGGAGAAATTATTTGGAAAACTAA